From the genome of Brevibacterium sp. JSBI002, one region includes:
- a CDS encoding phosphoribosyl-ATP diphosphatase, with translation MKTFETLYAELQQKSLDRPTGSKTVAELDAGVHAIGKKVVEEAAEVWMAAEYETKEELAEEISQLLYHVQVMMIAKGLTLDDVNTHL, from the coding sequence GTGAAGACCTTTGAGACTCTCTACGCCGAACTCCAGCAGAAATCCCTCGATCGCCCCACCGGTTCGAAGACCGTGGCCGAACTCGACGCCGGAGTCCATGCGATCGGCAAGAAGGTCGTGGAAGAGGCCGCCGAAGTGTGGATGGCCGCCGAATACGAAACCAAGGAAGAGCTCGCCGAGGAGATCTCGCAGCTGCTCTACCACGTACAGGTGATGATGATCGCCAAGGGACTGACCCTCGACGACGTCAACACCCACCTGTAA
- a CDS encoding nicotinamide mononucleotide transporter family protein: MDLFDWLNTPAFELLGKPVPYSDLFGNICALATVVLALRRNILSWPVQILGSILLFSASLSAGLGGNASRQVVIIVAAVWGWTQWKKSKAAAGEVLVRWASWKERAILLAALVIGTGVFGWVLALGGWSWNPYPDAYIFIGSIVAMYAQGRAIVEFWFVWLAVDLVGIPLAISGGLVFSGAVYLFFLVMVILGLVDWSKRSRQTISAPHRPATDIGRDPED; encoded by the coding sequence ACTGCTGGGCAAGCCTGTGCCGTACTCCGACCTTTTCGGCAACATCTGTGCGCTGGCCACGGTCGTCCTGGCGCTGCGCCGGAACATCCTGTCCTGGCCGGTGCAGATCCTCGGCTCCATCCTCCTCTTCTCCGCCAGCCTCTCCGCCGGCCTCGGCGGCAACGCCTCTCGGCAGGTCGTCATCATCGTCGCCGCGGTCTGGGGATGGACGCAATGGAAGAAGTCCAAGGCCGCAGCCGGTGAAGTCCTCGTCCGCTGGGCGAGCTGGAAGGAACGGGCGATCCTGCTCGCAGCTCTCGTCATCGGCACCGGAGTCTTCGGCTGGGTCCTCGCCCTGGGCGGATGGTCCTGGAACCCCTACCCCGATGCCTATATCTTCATCGGTTCGATCGTGGCCATGTACGCCCAGGGCCGGGCCATCGTCGAATTCTGGTTCGTCTGGCTCGCCGTCGACCTCGTCGGCATCCCGTTGGCGATCTCCGGCGGACTCGTCTTCTCCGGTGCCGTGTACCTGTTCTTCCTCGTCATGGTCATCCTCGGACTCGTCGACTGGTCGAAGCGGTCACGACAGACGATCTCTGCGCCTCACCGTCCGGCAACCGACATCGGCCGCGACCCCGAGGACTGA